The Spirosoma foliorum genome has a window encoding:
- a CDS encoding alpha-L-rhamnosidase C-terminal domain-containing protein, giving the protein MRAPWLWENLNKTDQQRLVKALKTTRQFKPMFSNRLLLSAMTEAWDTKYKPNQDWNHAWGAAPANIIVRKLMGVEALTPAFETVQIKPQPDTLRQASLQLATLRGPILVAFNNTPERFQLHATLPANSTGVIYLPRKKAKSQVWQNGAVVKAVAEGNFWKITGVGAGKHEWEVK; this is encoded by the coding sequence GTGCGGGCACCCTGGCTATGGGAAAACCTGAACAAAACAGATCAGCAACGACTGGTCAAAGCCTTGAAAACCACCCGCCAGTTTAAACCGATGTTCTCAAACAGGCTGCTATTATCGGCCATGACCGAAGCCTGGGATACAAAATACAAACCCAACCAGGACTGGAATCATGCCTGGGGAGCGGCTCCGGCCAACATTATCGTGCGGAAATTAATGGGCGTAGAAGCCTTGACTCCCGCTTTTGAAACGGTTCAGATCAAACCCCAACCCGATACCTTACGGCAGGCATCGTTGCAACTGGCTACTCTACGCGGGCCAATCCTGGTGGCATTCAACAACACACCTGAACGGTTTCAATTGCATGCTACTTTACCGGCCAATAGTACCGGGGTAATTTATTTGCCTCGTAAAAAGGCCAAAAGCCAGGTGTGGCAAAACGGAGCTGTCGTAAAAGCCGTTGCCGAAGGTAACTTCTGGAAGATTACTGGCGTTGGCGCAGGCAAGCATGAGTGGGAAGTGAAGTAA